Below is a window of Brassica napus cultivar Da-Ae chromosome A5, Da-Ae, whole genome shotgun sequence DNA.
tCATGCTTCTCTTTATCTCGAACTTCTCTGCGAATGCCTAACATATCACCGACATGAATACTTTCTCTCCGTTGCACCCTCGAACTTCTGCTTGACTCTCCTGACTCGAACTCAGATGTATCAATTTGAGCGTATCCGTGTCGTTCgttctctactatcatattgtgcaatatgacacaagttctcataatctttcctatcttttccttgtcccatagtagagctgggtttttaacaattgcaaacctcgattgcaatactccaaaagcccgttcgacatcttttctggtgGATTCTTGACGTTCAGCAAATAGCTCagctttaggaccttgaggaagtgggatggattggataaatgttgcccatttcggataaattcCGTCCGTAAGGTAGTAGGCCatacgataagtgtggttgttgaccttgaacttaactttaggtgctcgaccttgtaagatgtcatcaaaaactggtgaccgatcaagaacattgatatcgttgagggtacctggtaatccgaaaaatgcgtgccatatccaaagatcctGTGATGCCACggcttctaagacaattgtcggctttcctgaaccacgtgtgtactgacctttccaagctgttgggcagtttttccactcccaatgcatacaatcgatgctgccTATCATCCCTGGAAACCCGCGTACCTTTGCGTGTGTCTCCATTTGTGAATCACCTTGCAGCGAAATGGGAATCACTTGAATGTGTCGGCTTCCTTCAGAACTGGTACTAAATGGGAATCACTTGAATGATCTCGACTTTTTAGCATTTACAACTAAACATTCTTATCTCAGTCAATACAAAGAGAAGTGCTATAAGAGAATGAACTTGCTAGAGAGTAATAAGTGAGAGAAGTGCTATTTCATATAATGATACAATGCAAACATATATAGAGAGTTTGAAACCATATTACATAATCCGTGAATCAAGTTGTGACTGACACAATACATACTAAGACAATCCGTGAATGAAATAAGTGTAGCAAGAAACAAAACACTACACTTTCCCGTGACCAAAGATGGTCTACAGTCCAACTACCcccaacattaaaaaaaaaaactaggctTCAAACTTTACCGACTGATCAACTCCAACACCTTCACTCCAACCCGTGACCTGGACTCTCTGACctgcaaaagaaaataaaacccaATCAATAATTCATGTTAAGCATCGAATAAAGTTACGCTAAGCAAAGAAACAATACAAGGCACTAACCAACTCAAAGCATTTCACCAATTAGTTTATACTTAAGGGATTTTTCTTGATCAGAAAGAGTCTCCTCATTTTTGCCAATGAGACGATCAAGGATCTTTTGTTTAGAAATGTTATTTTTCAGAGCTAGCATCGTTTCTATTTGATCATAAGCTGCTTCATTCCTGTGTTTCTTGCGCTTGGCTGCTTTGCTCGCCTTTACACCAGGAGGCCTCACCTCT
It encodes the following:
- the LOC106414599 gene encoding putative nuclease HARBI1 isoform X2: METHAKVRGFPGMIGSIDCMHWEWKNCPTAWKGQYTRGSGKPTIVLEAVASQDLWIWHAFFGLPGTLNDINVLDRSPVFDDILQGRAPKVKFKVNNHTYRMAYYLTDGIYPKWATFIQSIPLPQGPKAELFAERQESTRKDVERAFGVLQSRFAIVKNPALLWDKEKIGKIMRTCVILHNMIVENERHGYAQIDTSEFESGESSRSSRVQRRESIHVGDMLGIRREVRDKEKHDRLKADLMENIWQKFGNED